GAAGTAGTGATTTGCCTGATTTCGGAATCAGATTATTCTGTGCATGTTTCCAAACACAGGGCAGTGTGTTCTTGCTCCAGTGTTCGTTAAAGAGATCCGTGAGCTCCTGTAGAGACACGTCATCTAAGTTTCGGAGGATCTTGTATGTTATACGATCCGGGCCTGGTGCAGTGTCTCGGGTAATACAAGCAAGggcctgttttacctctgcaagcGTGATATCTGCATCCAAGTTTTCCTCCGGATCAGGGGGTGTTAAAAGGGAGTGCATTCGAATCTGCCAGTAGGGGCTGAGGAATGTAAaggttttttgtgtgtgtcataATGTCTGTGCTTTTTTGCTCTTCTAGGTAAATGAGCCCTTTGGTAGCGGTGTGAATGTGGTTTTTGGTCGACGGGGGATCTATAAGAGCCCTTAGGATGTTCCATGTGGATTTTGTACCAAGTGTTCCTTTCAGTGTCCCACAAAAGTTTTCACAATTTGCTTTCGCTAACTGGGTGGCATACTGTGCAGCTTCCTCTGTGACTGCAGCAATACGTAGGCGAAGTTTGCGGTTTAGTCTGTGACGCTCCCATTATTTACAAAGGCTTCGTCGGGCCTGCCACAGATGGAGGAGGTGGGGGTCAATTTGAGGCAGATTTTGCGTGTTCTGAATCTTTTTACCAGACCTATCAACAGCATCTTGTATCCTTTGAGTCCAGGACTCTATAAATTGCGGAGTGGTATCATCCGCGGTGATATATGTGCGGAGTTTATCCCACTCAACGAGGGTCTGCATTTTAGGTAAAAAAATTTTGGAATTTTGCGTTATGACAGTTCGAATCAGATGGTGGTCGCTACCTAATGTATCCGGCAGAACCTCATGTGTTTTtactattacatgtgcactcaCCATCACATCAGGCATGGTATCCTTGGCATTGCTAGTGCCTACTCGCGTTGGCACAGTAGGATCAGTAATTAAGGCAAGTGTGTGGGGCATCATGGCTTTATGTACAAGGTTACCTTTCGATGAGTTACTTATGAAACACCATGCGGTATGGTGTACATTAAAGTCACCTACTATAATGTGATGTGTGGACCGCGTTTGAGCAAGAATTTCGGGTATGCCGGTGCCCTTATCTTTAGGGGTGCTGTATATGTTGATTACCAAGAGGCCTTTACCCGATGTGTGATTCGACGGGATTACCTCAAGAGCAGTGTACTCGGTTCCTTTCTCTGACGAGCTTTTCGTAGGGGTCCGATCTATCAATGGAAGGGTTTGATGAATAGTAATAGCGGTGCACAATGTTACCGATGCCACCTGATATCCTTGCAGAGGGAAAGGCACAGACCCCATTTCCTGCAGAGCCACTATATGAGGTGGTTCAGTGGAATGTCGAATGTAGGCGGTCGATCGAGTGTTTCTTTCTGATGCTTCTACAATTCCACTGCCATATATTGATATCAGATGAATTTTTACTTTTGGATGGAGAAGGCAAACCTGCTCTTCCGGGATTTCATCGATCACTAGAATTCGCCATGTTGAGTCGTGGGAGTGGAAACTCCCCATTTCGGGCTGTTCACCTGCTCCATGTGCTGAGGGGAAGCGGCGGCAGATTTGTGTTGTTTATGCTTACGGGTTGGTGATGATTGAGCTTCCATACCGTACAGGTGATTAATTGCAGCCTCAATTTTTTCCATGCAACTAAACATGGTCTCCATTCTCTGGAGGGCCTATTCTTGTTCGTTAATCAGTTGTGTTTTAACACCCTCGACGCTATCACTCACGAACTTTAGAACTAGTTGTGTGAGGGCTTGAGTGAATTCTGGGGTTTAGAAACACTGGGCACACGTCTGTTGAACGAGGGCCGGTGAATGGGGTGGTGTTGATAGTGAAGGATTTTGGGAGGCCTGCTCAACGGGCGACTTACCAGGGTCAGCCAGGGGGTCCTGACGTCGCTGTAGCTGCAACTGTGGGGCTTGATCTAGGCGACCTCCTGCAGCCAAGCCAGGTGAACTCGAGGCAGCTGCCCTGGCCTCCAAGCCAGGTGCATGGGTGGACTCTAGTTGCGGGAATGCTGGCCACGTATTGTAGCTTTTCGCATTGCACTGCGAAGAAGGCGGTTGGTAGTTCCTGGATGAATGTGCAGATGCCTGGATGAGTGGAGGTAGTTGGGGTTGAACAGGTTGCGAGGTCTGTTTTCCATGCTTTGGGGATTTGAGCGCTTAGATCGAGCACTCCTACCGTGGCCTTCGCTGCTGGCGTGCTGAGGACTGCTGCGAGGTTGGTTGTTTGCTGTCAACTGTTCAGAAAGTTGTTTCAGTGGAGGGTCATTGGGCTTTTCTAAGAGCTGGCGTTCATCTCTCAGAACACGGGGCCCAGGTCTCCTTTGTCGGGCTTGGCAACCCAGGTCGATGGTGGGGTGTTCCTCGGAGCCACAGGTTAAACAGCACACCACACAACCATCATGGCGTTTGCTTGGGTTGAGAATGCCACCATTTCCACATCTGCGTTCCTGTGGATATGAGCAGATGTCGTGTCGGTGGCCAGTTCTGAGGCAGCAGTGACACACTTGGGTGACTGGTCGGAAAGGTCTGCATCAAAATTCCACGCCTTGAAACTAAACGTATCAGGGAACACGCTTTCTCTCGAAGGTGTAGAGGCATGCTCCATTCGTCCCGAATAGTCGCGCTTGAATAATATTGATACTTTGGGGATAAGTGACGGTGTCGTTCATGAGGGCGTCCTCTGTGGGTATAGGGAGGGCTCCTGTGATTACTCCCTTGCAGGAATTATCTGGGGAAGCCACGTAAGCGGAGACTTCATACGATCTGCTGCCGAGCTTGAGCGTCTGCACATGGCACAGCTGTACCACGAGGTCTGGGTCAGAGGTGCTGATTAGGGCGATTAGGGCGACTAGGCTTAATGTTGTGACCATCCGTTACGGTTTTAAAACATTCGTTTCTCATTGAAAAAGGAGTCCAGCGCAAAAATATTGGTGCCAGATGAAAGATGGTGACTTGCCTGTTGCGATTCTTGTGCGATTTTGTGCCGATGGTCATAAAATCTTGGCTCTTGAGGACGAATAAGTAGAGCCAGATGTGGCCCTGTCTGCATGCGTCGGCGCCCCCCTGAATTGTTCGAGAATCCTAGTgtcggcatggattgattgattgatatgtggggtttaacgtcccaaaaccaccatatgattatgcaagacgccgtagtggaggactccgaaaatttcgaccacctggggttctttaacgtgcacccaaatctgagcacacgggcctacaacatttccgcctccatcggaaatgcagccgccgcagccgggatagtgTCGGCATTGAGGCGGCCGTTTCGAGGTGTATAGAAGGTGTGCATGCGGCGTCTTTTGGTGCCCTTTTTTTATGTTGTGCACGCTTCTGGATGAACTGGCGCCTGCATTTCAAGCAGATGCTCTATATAAGCAATGCGTGCGCATATGTGAGTGCTCGTTTGGACTCAAGCTTCTGTGCTGTTCTTCATAAATTGAACTAGTGTTTTGTGGTATTTGCATGTAATAACAACCACAACTTATTGCAGCATTAAGGTGCACTAAGTTGGGACAGGTATTAGCAAGAGATCACGTAGTGATGGATCCGGTAGAGCTACTGCTTTCTTTTTCCCCGGTGTTGGGCCTCCTTCCAACAGCAGATTCATTTATACGCAAAGAACAGAAAAAGCAAATATGTGAAGCAATGAAACACACATAACAGAAGCTGCAAGCATTTTTCTAGCCCCGAAAATAACGTCCGTAATCTACACTAATCACAAGTTTTGAACATCAGTCGATCAAGCCTTGCTGCAGCACGTGATGCATCGTGCAAATAGCTAATTGCAGCAAAAGTGGGATAACTGTCATGGTACGAagtgcagccactattacacagcaCACGCAACATAAGCgcttgtgtgttctgtgtaatagtggctgcacttcctaccaagatggattcataccaactggcccaatacaattgtttattgaaatAACTGGCTTATTCCGCACTCACTCACTATGGTGATGTTGGTACCTACTCACTCGCTTAGTTACCTCTACATCATTAACCACATAACAAAATAAGCTGCTAAGCCGTGATCGTGTCTCAGAAGTGGCCTTTCCTTTCTTGCCAGGAGGTGCACAGACAGCTGCTGTGACTACTGCATCCAAGAGCTTTTTTGATGTAGCCTGCAATAATTATTCATGCACCTTCATTTCTGCGAAATAAATTAAAGAATAGAAACTTACTATGTTTGGCTGGCTCTGTTATGGGACAGGCCACAAGCTCACCCCCAGTAGTTTTGGGGGTACCTCACATGCCATCGAGAAGTGCCATTCTTTGTACAGGCTTGGTCACGCTGACTGTTCTCATTGCAGTGAAGTACAGCAAGTTGTGTCCTGAGAGAAAGTTGCACTTGCTTGAGTGAACACACAAAGAATAGCAGCATCTGATTTCTGCAGTTTTAAAAATACTGATACCTCGGCCCGGCACAATATGCAGTGAATCAAAGTTGGCATAGTTAATATAAATGTAACATTAAATTATGTACATTTGCAATGGCTATTCATATTCTTGTACCAAAACAAATCACAAGAATTGTTTGAAGCAGCTGGACTCTTCCCAGCACAAGATGAGTGTCAGAAAAGCAACAAATAAATCGGGAACTGCTCTGCTGGAGGAATATCGTTTTCATACTAGCATAAGGGTAGTGGTATAACTTGGGTGCAAAATGAAGTAGCAGGCTGTGAAACGCCTCAAGTCCACACGTCTAGTATTTTTTAGAAAGCACGAACACACCAAAAACCTAATCAATATTGGCTAGGACTGACTGTTGAACATTACACCATGCGACCATGTTATTTTGCAACGCTTTGACCTTCAGCATCGCCTTACACTTAATAGGACAGCTAACAGGATCAGACAATCTTTTCACACcccccccaaacaagctcgccAATCCGTACAGTAGACCGCGGCAATCACATGTgccaaatattacagcgctgTGCACCACGCAGaccctccatttcgaaaaacgatCCCGCGCTTGTTTCCCGCTCATATGCGCAGTCTGACAAAAGCTTGCCGGGCAACGTTGCGCACCCCTGAGCTTGTTGATTGATTCTTGGCCCTACAGAACGGCGGCTTGGCTCTGCGGTCTTGCAGTTCCATCTACACagtctgttttttcttttttctgggcTGCCCTCTGCCGTTTTGTAGAGCCCAATACTTCAGGAGAAGCGGTATCATCAGAATAAAAGCCTCCGAGATAAAAAGAGATCTCGCTACTTTACCATGCAGGGAGAAGTCCTCCCCGCTCAGCATTTCCTGCCTGTGCCGATATGACATGTGCTCATGTGAGAAAAAACCCGCTCGGTCGTTAGTTGCATGCCGATGAAGTATTACGAACATGGTGTGACAGTGGCAAAGTGGACGGAGCAATGACTTTTTGCGAAGAAAGGTGGGGAGCGGCTGCATGAACATTTGAAACGAGCTGTAACGGGTTGTTCTAACACCTGTAACTTTCTCATTATAGAATATATTTGCAAAGTTcctgcggcagcatgttcacatagcAAAAATGAGCATATTTCTCTTGCATAAAATTTTTGGACCTCGGGGTTGTTTACTGCCCATTTAAAGCTCTGCTTGCCTCAACAGAACAGCTATTTATTGCCATGAGCATCAATGGAGACTTCACAACATTTTTTTTGCAATGCTCTAATATTCTATTTTGCATTTGTTCACTGTCATTCCCATAATTACATGTTATTATGGTGCAGTGTAAAAAAGCATATCGTCTTTTTAGTTGGACGCATTGAATATCAGTCTACTGGCATTCCAATGCGAATTTTACAATGGTCCTCGACTTCAGAGCATCTTTTAGCAGCTATTTTATGGAAAAGTTATCAATACTTTACAATCTTCAATGTTGTGTCAGTATACTAATTTAGGACCACTTTATGAATGATATATGAGTAGTGTTGCTGTATAACAAAAATACTCTCGAATTGAAATGTATAAGGCCCAACCATTGCTTTTTTATAACTGCTCACCTTTTTTTAACCATTGTCTAGGCTTAATGTCACCATTTTAACATGAGGGAAACAACTCATCCTCAGCTCATGAATGCCTTAAACCAGGTTCAGAAACGACTTCCACTTTAAACAATAAGTTCCTAGTTTCCGTCACTAGAACCTACCGCTCAATATGCATGGTTAGTAATAGATTTTATCTATGGCAAGAGCTCCTAGCAGTCACTTCATTTTGCTGCAGTCCGCAGCTTCCTGCTGACCCTTGAAATGCACATTTAAAACAGATAATGTGACCACCGATTTTTTTTGTAAAGCCAACCCAAGTAAGCCTCTGTTTATCGTTTAAAAAATTCATTATGGTACCTTTCACTATATGCCACACATCGTACTTGTGTTCGGTTTCTGCCTTGGGTTTTTGCATGAAACACTTCACTAAGAATGTCGGTCCGTGATGAGAAGAGACACTTCGACATCATTGTTGTCCAAGAAATCAAGGTCACGCTGTAGCCCATCAAGCTCCATGTGACAGCTACCGCCAACCTAATAGGACTGCAAATTTAATACGCACGTTTGTGATAAACATTTTAGAAGAACACAAACTTGTTAATATGTCATAGTATAGTCATAACACACCTGCGTGACCTCAAAGTGCAATATCTCGTTCCTCTCCACATCCAGCAAGGAATATGCACCGTACTTGGCGCTACAACCAGGTGAGTCTGCTTGCCCCATCCCCAGCAAGCTTCACCTTTCGCTTCTGGGCACCTAGAAGTAGAAGCTTTTGGTCACCTTGATAGACCTGAAAAACTTGAGTTACTTTGCCAATGGCAGGCCACAGGTGTATGCGCTGAGTGTGAGAAAACGTCTGCTCACTGTCAACTTGTACCTCCCTCACTGAAAGCATTCTGAGGTGAACTGTCAGGTTGTAGCCCGGAAACAGCACTGCTACACAAAGTTTCAAGTTCAGAACTGGTTGCCATTTTTCCACATCTTGGTTGCGCCAGCAGAATGCATGGCCTGATTGGTACTGACCATTAGCCTCCATCAATGTTCCCCCACATGTGAATGTCACCACACATggagcgaggcagacgctgcacaCAATCAGGAGGTCATGTTGGCACTTTTCTTGAACGAAGAAAATTCTGCTTTCTTGGCCTAATGTCTGTGTTTCAGGCAGTTCTTgtctgaaagagaaaaaaaattcagcacaTTCTGATTCCTTTTTATGTACAGCCGCATTTTTCATGGCAAAGCCATGCATCCTTCTTTATGTAATTCTAGTATACAAAACTATAAGCAGCACAGTGTAATGCGGCAGTAAAAGCACGCGAAAAAATAAGGAAGAACTGGCGCAAGGGATCGCTGATCAGTGGCTTCCAACCGTCCTTTCTATTTCATTTCTTTAATGCTTACTGCTCATTGTAAATGAACGCATCACTTTTGCAACAATAGCACTGCAGGGCATACAGTTCATCAAGCCCATCTAAAGAGCTGTGATTGGGATCATGATATTCGTCGTTACAGGAGAGGACATCAGGAATTATGTCCTGACACTCCTTTCCCTGCATGCTCACATTGACCTGTGCGCTTGCATGAGTCATGACTGTTCCACCAACCTGTATACCTGAGAACAGAATATGCAGCCCAGCTGATGCACCACTGTAACCAACACAATATGTTGGCGATGAAGCGTGTCAGCAAAGTGTAGAGCTACTACAATCATGAGTGGAAATCAAAATATTCTTGACCTGTGAGCTTTAGGTGCAAAGTCCATAGTATCACAAGTGCAGCAAATTCGATTCACAAAAACGTACCTCTTGGAATGCTTTGAGGCTTTGCTTGGGTGAagtgttaacctctgcttttctTTACATCTGTCTGCACGCCCTTGTTGCATGTTGTTGGCTGAAAACCTGCCTGCACGCCCTTGTAGCGTGTTGGCGGCGGCACATCTGCGCGCACGCTCTTGTTGCGTGTTCGCTTCACATCTGTTTGCACGCACTGGTCACAAGTTTGTGGATTGGAAGTGCTCACTCCTTGTACCTCCTGGGGATAATCATCTGGTAAATCATCAAGTGTTGCAGCCACTAAAACAGTGAGAAAAAATGTATCTTGAAATAAATATGCAAAATGGTTAAGCTCATAGGATTTTGTACAAGTACTGTTAACTGGTAcattgctgctggattacctggTGAAGAGTTCTCACTTGAACTGGGGCCTGGCCTTTCCACTTTGTCATTTCCACTGCCTAGCAATTCTGCAAGCATCTGTAAGAACACATACATGTTCATTTTGGAGCTCAGTACGTTCATGCTACACGTGAGACGGCTTTCAAGTAGGGGCGGATACATACAAAACAAGACACACCTGAACATTCATGTTGGGATATTATTTTGCAgtcccacttttttttctgaGCAGTGTGGTAAAAATACCAACACATTCATTTCGATATACTGATATGTAGCACGTCTGCATAAATCAATCTCCGCACTACTGCCATGACGAGACCATTCAGCACAGAGTAGATTGTAAGCAGCAGAACAATAAGTAGTACAGGCCGAGCTTCTGAACAAGAAAGCTAGGGCTAAGAACACTTTAGGTGCCAGTGGTACGCCAGCTTACAATATACACATTTGGAACTATTAACCATCAAACCTGTCACACAGGCAATGATCGAAATCGAGAAAGCCTTTATTTAGATCCAGCGCTCTTCCCTGACTTACTGGACTTTGATCTTGTGGCATTCGACAGTGATCGAATGTCATGGCAGGGATTAAATGTTGTTGTTTGGATCATCGcagcaaggttctgtttggcattgctatagtgtactagaatatattAGTGGGTTCAGGAGAAGGCACGCTCCATGCAGTCACTTGAAACGACGAGTGCCGACAGGCCCCGCAAATGTGTGGTGGTCCTGCGGTAGTGTGGGTATATGCCCAGTATGGGGCAGAAGTAGAAATAGGCAATTAGAAGCCACAAATGTGACTATTTCGCACAAAGAAATAACGAGGAAAGGGTTCGAGGGGAACGCAAGCTTTCCACAATTTATTCCAAAATTACAGCAGGGCAACATATATGCAAAAGCATGCACGGAAAGCAAGGCACATATCAAACAGGTAACGCTTAGTGCAATTCAATACATAGGTATAGGCATGCGTAAAAGGAAAGGCCTACATCGATCGGATAACACCTCAATCACAACCTGCAATCCAAGAACGTGTTCTCTGCCTGCAAAAGGAACAAAGTAGTGTCACTAACGTATAATGAACCTTGTGCttttatgtgaaaagcttccaaCAGTCCTTGAGCAGGTACATGGTGTCCCTGCTTTTTCCAAAATCTGCATTTTATTCAGATACGGCTCACTTGTGTGAACtgaacttatgcaacgccaaacagaaccttgccctaCTAGGTCCCAGATAGAGCAAAGCTACCATGAACAGTATCTGCGTGACAGCTCGCGATCCGCGCGTTTCGTAACGATTCCAAGGGAGCGTCGCGGAAGCGAGGCAACGCAGTGAGCCTAGCACGGAGGGACCACAGCGCCGCTGCGGTAGGTGCGTGCTCACTACGCGCAGCTGTGCCGCATAAATGGTCTAACAGCCTGACCTCAAGTTTTCGTCTTTTCACGAAGGCAAGTCGTGGTGGCGGCGAGGGACCCCTCAGCTGCGGAAACACAGAAGGGACCGCGGCGCTGTTCAGTCGCGCACATCAGGTCATCAATCCCAGCGACCGCATGAGAGCCGGGCTTCGTACGTAATCGCTGTCACGGAAGTGCTTGGAGCACAGCACGCTCGCTCTCGTAGGTTTGAAGCCTTTTCTTTTAAATGCAGCTACCCATTTTGCAGCCATTTTCTTATCCCGAGGAAATTTGTGAAAAGCGACGTCATCGCGACCGTAAGTGCTGCGGCACCCATGTGCCGCGCAGTAATTCGGCATTGCGATGTCCACTTCAACCTCGCACTGACACAACAAGTGAATGTCGGATGGCAAAAATATCCAATCAGATGAAGACGGTGCAACGGCAAGATATCCCTACGAACTGGCAGAACTGATGCTTCGCTAGATAGCAGATCGCAGCAGGAACAAGGCACAACTCCGAAGTAAACAGGCTGCACGGCACCGGCGGCCCGGCTGATCCCGAAGCCGACGTCACCagagaacacccccccccccccaccagggAACACCTATGCCCCCACTAGAGTGTACTACCCCACGATGTCATGCCGGCCCAGAGATCTCTCCACGCACGGAggaacctttccttcctccgtgtctcCACgtgtactctctctctctctctctcaagcgcTCCCCGCCAGTGAAGTTTTTTCCTGCCTCCATGGTGAAGCGCAAGCgagaagcgtgaaaaaaaaaaaaaaaatgaccgcagtttcccgagttggaacactggttagcatgcggagcatatagcCGTAACTCACGCTGAGCGATGGAATTCTACCGGCAATTAACGACTGCTTGCGCGTGGCACACGCGACGTAGTCGGCAAATTCGTCGGCGTCGCTTCCAAGCgcatcgcaaagaaccgacaacgctttggaacgATGCAGTtcattctgaatgttgccgatccgcgtcaagttgttgtcgaaccaaagtcgatcacacaccttgcTGCTGTGGCCGAAGCTCCGGTCGAGGAAGTCTCgtttgaagcgagcgttgggtgTGGCGTACTGCTTGGCTCGCCACGCCGCCATCGCGGCGCGCTCGCGCTCGCGGGCGGCATCGAGATCGGCCTCGCGGCGTCGACGCTTGCACGCGGCTTCAGCGCCCGGATTCTCTTGCCGACGCTTACGCCTCGCAGCAGCTTCGCGTTCTCGAAGCTGGGAATCTACCGCTCGACGTTGACGTATCGCAGCTGCTTCGCGTTGGGGATCCtccgctcgacgctgacgtctcgcagctgcttcacgttctcggagctgggggtcttccgctcgacgccgacgttttcgttccgcatcgcgagctcttctcagcgCGGCCTTGCCCACGGGCGAAGTGTCTTCGGAAttgcttgcggttccgccaacacactggctgacgctattggaagggacgtcagtaagtgtgtttgcggattcgttagcatacattttcacAGCGGCGTCGCACCTGGAcaaccgcacaaaccaaccgacgaagggcggcgcgtttcgacactcggttatttatagcgagcgccggccccggcctgcgcatgcgcgcgttagcatacaactggctggcggaggaggaggggaggctgctGACGGCGACGGCGCATCACTAGCCCttagtataacatgctccgcgAGAGAAGCGGAGAGATCCTCGCCTCTGCTTCACTGTGCCGGGGAGCATTACCTCAACCAGTGATGGCTCTCCAGCTGTTTTACAACATTCATGTTACGAACTGATACATTTGGCACATTGCCACAAGACGTAttcagtggcgtaactagataggacggcgcccagggcaaatatatttccgcgcccctcattatgcccgtgataatgtttgttattattattattattattattattattattatataataataataataataataatattaattataataataataataatattaataatattaataataataataataataatattaaataatattattattattattatattattattattattagcgctaatgtaggcttccgcgattgcctactggcgcgcggcgggccatttcggaggccaagggccaccagttctgatttcgatgagctacgcccgcgtttttgtatagtatttttctttttttattcaaacttccggaagtcccttacccgtcattgttctcttccagtccacactgcaaaaatcttgacggcacgggcgcttcccaggcccaagtttctcgtacctaagctttcgcgctatttgtgcatcccaaggaatgcagggtgagtacaaaacaaagcaaccagctagacaccgcgccctcgggtctggtatgggggttaaactggtcggagtgttctgccgtttcgctccgttcgctgttccattgatggaggtcatccttgtgcggccgcattctttcagggaagttcttggtttctccaacgtacgaagcggggcagtcggcacatgctgtcgggtacactacgctctgcgctttttt
Above is a window of Rhipicephalus microplus isolate Deutch F79 chromosome 1, USDA_Rmic, whole genome shotgun sequence DNA encoding:
- the LOC119160161 gene encoding uncharacterized protein LOC119160161 isoform X2; this encodes MNVQMLAELLGSGNDKVERPGPSSSENSSPVAATLDDLPDDYPQEVQGVSTSNPQTCDQCVQTDVKRTRNKSVRADVPPPTRYKGVQAGFQPTTCNKGVQTDVKKSRG
- the LOC119160161 gene encoding uncharacterized protein LOC119160161 isoform X1, giving the protein MYANESANTLTDVPSNSVSQCVGGTASNSEDTSPVGKAALRRARDAERKRRRRAEDPQLREREAAARRQRRAEDPQREAAAIRQRRAVDSQLREREAAARRKRRQENPGAEAACKRRRREADLDAARERERAAMAAWRAKQYATPNARFKRDFLDRSFGHSSKMLAELLGSGNDKVERPGPSSSENSSPVAATLDDLPDDYPQEVQGVSTSNPQTCDQCVQTDVKRTRNKSVRADVPPPTRYKGVQAGFQPTTCNKGVQTDVKKSRG